From Alosa sapidissima isolate fAloSap1 chromosome 2, fAloSap1.pri, whole genome shotgun sequence, one genomic window encodes:
- the asmt gene encoding acetylserotonin O-methyltransferase, which produces MSTAQEDEAYPRKILDYMEGFLVSKTLFAACELGVFDHLEASERPLSAAEVAQTLGTSEDGTQRLLSACAGLELLIVQQCNDQVVYSNTGLSSRYLTRTGPQSLYHSIQYNSKTIYLCWHYLTDAVREGRNQYEKAFGVSSKDLFEALYRSDEEMTKFMHLMNSVWNICGRDVVTAFDLSPFKTIYDLGGCSGALAKQCTLAYPGSTVTIFDLPKVVQMSREHFVSAEDKRISFHEGDFFKDALPEADLYILARILHDWTDERSLELLAKVYQSCRPGGGVLLVEALLHEDGSGPLTAQLYSLNMLVQTEGRERRASEYARLLTATGFTSVQVQRTGKIYDVILARK; this is translated from the exons ATGAGCACAGCACAGGAGGATGAGGCGTATCCCAGGAAAATACTGGACTACATGGAGGGCTTCTTGGTATCCAAA ACTCTGTTTGCTGCGTGTGAGCTGGGAGTGTTTGACCACTTGGAGGCGTCAGAGCGCCCCCTGTCTGCAGCAGAGGTGGCCCAGACCCTGGGCACCAGCGAGGATGGAACACAGCGGCTGCTCTCGGCTTGTGCTGGCCTGGAGCTTTTGATTGTCCAGCAGTGCAATGACCAGG TTGTTTACAGCAACACTGGTTTATCCAGTAGATACCTGACGCGGACAGGCCCGCAGTCCCTCTACCACTCCATCCAGTACAACTCCAAGACCATCTACCTCTGCTGGCACTATCTGACTGACGCAGTGAG GGAAGGACGTAACCAATACGAGAAGGCATTTGGTGTCAGCTCTAAAGACCTCTTTGAAGCGCTGTACAG GTCGGATGAGGAGATGACGAAATTCATGCACCTGATGAACTCTGTATGGAACATATGCGGCAGAGATGTGGTCACGGCATTCGATCTCTCCCCTTTCAAGACCATCTATGACCTTGGAG GCTGCAGTGGTGCATTAGCCAAACAGTGCACTCTGGCGTACCCAGGATCCACCGTGACCATCTTTGACCTTCCTAAGGTGGTGCAGATGTCAAGGGAGCACTTTGTGTCAGCCGAGGACAAGAGGATTTCATTCCatgaag GGGACTTTTTTAAGGACGCGCTGCCTGAAGCCGACCTCTACATCCTGGCCAGGATACTGCATGACTGGACAGATGAGCGCAGCTTGGAGCTACTGGCCAAAGTCTACCAGTCCTGCAGACCCG gtgGAGGTGTGCTGCTGGTGGAGGCTCTGCTGCATGAGGACGGTAGTGGGCCGCTGACGGCGCAGCTCTACTCCCTCAACATGCTGGTACAGACGGAGGGCCGAGAGCGCCGCGCCTCTGAGTACGCCCGCCTCCTCACCGCCACCGGCTTCACCAGCGTCCAGGTGCAGCGCACGGGCAAGATCTACGACGTCATATTAGCCAGGAAATAG
- the sowahca gene encoding ankyrin repeat domain-containing protein SOWAHC → MASECTQEAVLRYLIENGGRVKNRELIDHFKVTVSLDPTTKTTFKEALKRFVDNVAFVKQENGEKFVCLKKKYREGGMQTVVRDDGECNGNGLPADVICPSERNESSHINGATHDLDNGNEPSPLGTLSENCVQNRTSNLNMTLGLSSMENEGRFSSTVNDVAEKKVSDVHFETRDKVSGAEDEKTEDISHIALNEGKRLITHDSTTSENVKLDMTVNVRPVSELTVTELEDGTTEETAAIRQVQSSPNPDTANEIDTESAVIKGPSISVVNRRRTSRGSQRSLLALSEDGMNEAVFDLVNSGDSNTPKSSRKNFIELMMSSSPQVRRTLVHRNSQSNIAVRNRESIRSEGDTASLLSSADEDCTAVMLDPLEHEWMMCASDGQWESLQQLLVCDPNLVTKRDFVTGFTCLHWAAKQGNQELLAKLVSFAKEHDIPVNINARSSAGYTPLHLAAMHSHVEAMKLLVGAFDADVEVRDYSGKKASQYLSSSVAGDIKDIIGASSDSDVENAESGAGRWRLPKVLPSNLNPLRLLNHPDDAQGENAAAVKPRSLYRKASIGRIKLNRSRFKTQIVHSTSFRETDEGEGSLKSPVKTRPVSNLFG, encoded by the coding sequence ATGGCGTCCGAATGCACCCAAGAGGCTGTTTTGCGGTACCTAATTGAAAACGGAGGGAGAGTAAAAAACAGAGAACTGATTGACCATTTCAAAGTAACTGTTTCCCTTGACCCTACGACAAAAACGACGTTCAAGGAGGCATTAAAACGTTTTGTGGATAATGTCGCTTTTGTCAAGCAGGAAAATGGAGAAAAATTCGTCTGCTTGAAGAAAAAatacagagagggggggatgcAAACAGTCGTGAGAGATGATGGAGAATGCAATGGAAATGGTCTCCCTGCTGATGTGATTTGTCCATCCGAGCGGAATGAAAGCAGTCACATCAATGGTGCTACACATGACCTGGACAACGGTAATGAACCCTCGCCATTGGGAACACTCTCTGAAAATTGTGTACAGAATAGAACGTCGAATTTAAATATGACTTTAGGTCTGTCCTCTATGGAAAACGAGGGTCGTTTTAGCTCGACTGTCAACGACGTTGCAGAGAAAAAAGTATCTGATGTTCATTTCGAAACAAGGGATAAAGTGTCCGGTGCAGAAGATGAAAAAACAGAGGACATTTCACATATCGCTTTGAATGAAGGTAAACGTTTAATTACGCACGACTCCACAACATCAGAAAATGTGAAATTAGATATGACTGTAAATGTTAGACCTGTATCTGAACTAACTGTCACTGAATTGGAAGATGGAACAACTGAGGAGACAGCTGCCATTCGTCAAGTTCAGTCATCTCCCAACCCCGACACCGCTAACGAAATTGATACTGAATCAGCTGTTATCAAAGGTCCGTCAATTTCTGTAGTTAATCGCCGTCGGACCTCAAGAGGCTCTCAACGAAGTTTGCTTGCGCTTTCAGAAGACGGGATGAATGAGGCTGTGTTTGATTTGGTGAATAGTGGTGATAGTAACACCCCAAAAAGCAGCAGAAAGAACTTTATTGAACTAATGATGAGCAGCTCACCCCAAGTCCGCCGCACCCTTGTCCACAGAAACTCACAAAGTAACATTGCGGTAAGGAATAGGGAGTCAATAAGAAGCGAGGGAGACACAGCCTCCCTGCTTTCCTCAGCAGATGAGGACTgcacagcagtgatgctggacCCTCTGGAACATGAGTGGATGATGTGTGCATCTGATGGACAGTGGGAAAGCCTTCAACAGCTCCTGGTCTGTGATCCAAATCTGGTTACAAAGAGAGACTTTGTGACAGGATTCACTTGTCTGCACTGGGCAGCAAAGCAAGGCAATCAAGAGCTCCTTGCCAAGCTGGTCAGTTTCGCAAAAGAGCATGACATTCCAGTCAATATTAATGCACGCTCCAGTGCCGGGTACACTCCTCTGCACCTTGCAGCCATGCACAGTCATGTTGAAGCAATGAAATTGCTTGTGGGTGCCTTTGATGCTGATGTCGAGGTGAGAGATTACAGTGGCAAAAAAGCCTCACAGTACCTCAGCAGTAGTGTGGCAGGGGACATCAAAGACATTATCGGGGCGTCTAGTGACTCAGATGTAGAGAATGCAGAGAGTGGCGCCGGACGATGGAGGTTGCCTAAAGTTCTGCCATCCAACTTGAACCCACTCAGGCTGCTTAATCACCCTGATGATGCACAGGGTGAGAATGCGGCCGCAGTGAAGCCCAGATCTCTCTATAGAAAAGCCTCCATAGGCAGGATCAAGCTGAACAGAAGCCGCTTCAAGACCCAGATTGTTCATAGCACATCATTCAGAGAAACGGATGAAGGAGAGGGGTCCCTGAAGAGTCCAGTGAAAACCAGACCTGTGTCAAACCTCTTTGGATGA
- the akap17a gene encoding A-kinase anchor protein 17A isoform X2 — protein sequence MTTIVHDTTEAVKLSQAHNLYLKPIAKMTINVGLPQLKLPGKSISNWEVMERLKAMVHPDQFSSLRISKSTMDFIRFEGEVENKIVVKSLLTKLDGKSIKLSGFTDILKVRAAENKVDFPTRHDWDSFFRDAKDMNETVPGERPDTIHLEGLPCKWFAQKDASPDKPSESVLKAVFEGFGKIRNVDIPMLDPYREEMTDKNFNTFTFGGHLNFEAYVQFQEYIGFVKAMDTLRGMKLMFKGEDGKAVACNVKVAFDTTKHLSESAVKRRQQERLKLQELERQREEQKRREKEEEERRKEEERKQREQEEEEKERRKVEKLRRREQKLREREEKRNQKKMKRQQEEEQRKLQLKIATEERKLLLAQRNLESIRLVAELLSRVKSLRQQQLEQEREEQAQQQKAEVARLQQLEERRRQQEAELRRVESEKARALELQRKERELRDRLLGNLLKKSTATTRQPDQEEGEEEEEEEGGLGLELFVRDPVLGVQLECQTFQAGAQVNGVCHGAGRPLGEGLSRQRKGERGDRAEQGDRHAERSRGRGGDGDRDRERTRNLHSSRRRSRSMRRRSLERSRAPRRGGGGGGSRRSPDGRGRDGDGSGGRRRRSRRRSESRHRRSHSRSRGRRSRRSWSSSGRSSRSSSGGTSRSRGTRRRRGRSLSRSSSSSRERRDHRHHSRSSDRNHSRRR from the exons ATGACCACCATTGTCCACGATACCACAGAGGCTGTTAAATTGTCCCAGGCACACAACCTTTACTTGAAGCCCATTGCGAAGATGACAATCAATGTTGGCCTCCCTCAACTTAAGCTGCCTGGCAAGTCTATCTCTAACTGGGAGGTGATGGAGCGACTGAAAGCCATGGTGCATCCCGATCAGTTTTCCTCCCTGCGCATCTCCAAGAGCACCATGGACTTCATTCGCtttgagggagaggtggagaataAGATTGTGGTCAAGTCTCTCCTTACCAAACTGGATGGCAAGAGTATTAAGCTGAGCGGCTTTACAGACATATTGAAAGTCCGTGCTGCAGAAAACAAGGTAGACTTCCCCACTCGCCATGACTGGGACTCTTTCTTCAGGGATGCCAAGGACATGAATGAGACTGTGCCAGGAGAACGGCCCGACACCATCCACCTGGAAGGGCTGCCTTGCAAGTGGTTTGCCCAGAAGGATGCCTCGCCAGACAAGCCCTCTGAATCCGTGCTCAAGGCGGTGTTTGAGGGATTTGGCAAGATTCGGAATGTTGACATCCCCATGCTGGACCCTTATAGGGAGGAGATGACCGACAAAAACTTCAACACATTCACTTTTGGCGGACACCTAAACTTTGAGGCCTACGTCCAGTTCCAGGAGTATATCGGTTTTGTGAAGGCCATGGACACACTACGAGGGATGAAGCTGATGTTCAAAGGAGAAGATGGAAAAGCTGTAGCTTGTAATGTCAAG GTGGCATTTGACACGACCAAGCACCTGAGTGAATCAGCAGTGAAGCGGAGACAGCAGGAGAGACTGAAGCTGCAGGAgctggagaggcagagagaggagcagaagcgccgggagaaggaggaggaggagagacgcaaagaggaggagag GAAGCAGcgtgagcaggaggaggaggagaaggagcggCGTAAGGTGGAGAAGCTGCGCCGGCGGGAGCAGAAGCTGCGTGAGCGCGAGGAGAAGCGCAACCAGAAGAAGATGAAgcggcagcaggaggaggagcagcgcaAGCTGCAGCTGAAGATCGCCACGGAGGAGCGCAAGCTGCTGCTCGCCCAGCGCAACCTGGAGTCCATCCGGCTGGTGGCCGAGCTGCTGAGTCGGGTCAAG AGCTtgcggcagcagcagctggaGCAGGAGCGTGAGGAGCAGGCGCAGCAGCAGAAGGCGGAGGTGGCGCGACTGCAGCAGCTGGAGGAGCGTCGGCGGCAGCAGGAGGCCGAGCTGCGGCGCGTGGAGAGCGAGAAGGCCCGCGCCCTGGAGCTGCAGCGCAAGGAGAGGGAGCTCCGCGACCGGCTGCTGGGGAACCTGCTGAAGAAGAGCACGGCCACGACCAGGCAGCCCGaccaggaggagggggaggaggaggaggaggaggagggggggctggggctggagctCTTTGTGAGAGACCCAGTCTTGGGAGTCCAGCTGGAGTGCCAGACTTTCCAGGCGGGGGCTCAGGTGAACGGGGTCTGCCACGGGGCAGGCAGGCCGCTGGGGGAGGGACTGAGCCggcagaggaaaggagagcgGGGGGACCGGGCCGAGCAGGGGGACCGGCACGCAGAGCGGAGCAGAGGGCGAGGCGGAGACGGCGACCGCGACCGCGAGCGCACGCGCAACCTCCACAGCAGCAGGAGACGCAGTAGGAGCATGAGGAGGCGCAGCCTGGAGCGGAGCCGGGCCCCGAGGagaggcggcggcggcggcggcagcagaCGGAGCCCCGATGGCCGAGGTAGGGACGGGGACGGCAGCGGCGGCCGGAGGAGGCGCAGCAGGAGGAGAAGCGAGAGCCGGCACCGGCGCAGCCACAGCAGGAGTCGCGGCCGCCGGAGCAGGCGGAGCTGGAGCAGTAGTGGGcggagcagcaggagcagcagcggcGGCACGAGCAGGAGCCGCGGCACACGCCGCCGCCGGGGGAGGAGCCTCAGCAGAAGCTCCTCCTCCAGCCGCGAGAGGCGGGACCACAGACATCACAGTCGCAGTTCGGACAGAAACCACTCAAGACGTCGCTAA
- the akap17a gene encoding A-kinase anchor protein 17A isoform X1, producing the protein MTTIVHDTTEAVKLSQAHNLYLKPIAKMTINVGLPQLKLPGKSISNWEVMERLKAMVHPDQFSSLRISKSTMDFIRFEGEVENKIVVKSLLTKLDGKSIKLSGFTDILKVRAAENKVDFPTRHDWDSFFRDAKDMNETVPGERPDTIHLEGLPCKWFAQKDASPDKPSESVLKAVFEGFGKIRNVDIPMLDPYREEMTDKNFNTFTFGGHLNFEAYVQFQEYIGFVKAMDTLRGMKLMFKGEDGKAVACNVKVAFDTTKHLSESAVKRRQQERLKLQELERQREEQKRREKEEEERRKEEERKQREQEEEEKERRKVEKLRRREQKLREREEKRNQKKMKRQQEEEQRKLQLKIATEERKLLLAQRNLESIRLVAELLSRVKVRACLAMRPAHQLTTSTTASEHSLRQQQLEQEREEQAQQQKAEVARLQQLEERRRQQEAELRRVESEKARALELQRKERELRDRLLGNLLKKSTATTRQPDQEEGEEEEEEEGGLGLELFVRDPVLGVQLECQTFQAGAQVNGVCHGAGRPLGEGLSRQRKGERGDRAEQGDRHAERSRGRGGDGDRDRERTRNLHSSRRRSRSMRRRSLERSRAPRRGGGGGGSRRSPDGRGRDGDGSGGRRRRSRRRSESRHRRSHSRSRGRRSRRSWSSSGRSSRSSSGGTSRSRGTRRRRGRSLSRSSSSSRERRDHRHHSRSSDRNHSRRR; encoded by the exons ATGACCACCATTGTCCACGATACCACAGAGGCTGTTAAATTGTCCCAGGCACACAACCTTTACTTGAAGCCCATTGCGAAGATGACAATCAATGTTGGCCTCCCTCAACTTAAGCTGCCTGGCAAGTCTATCTCTAACTGGGAGGTGATGGAGCGACTGAAAGCCATGGTGCATCCCGATCAGTTTTCCTCCCTGCGCATCTCCAAGAGCACCATGGACTTCATTCGCtttgagggagaggtggagaataAGATTGTGGTCAAGTCTCTCCTTACCAAACTGGATGGCAAGAGTATTAAGCTGAGCGGCTTTACAGACATATTGAAAGTCCGTGCTGCAGAAAACAAGGTAGACTTCCCCACTCGCCATGACTGGGACTCTTTCTTCAGGGATGCCAAGGACATGAATGAGACTGTGCCAGGAGAACGGCCCGACACCATCCACCTGGAAGGGCTGCCTTGCAAGTGGTTTGCCCAGAAGGATGCCTCGCCAGACAAGCCCTCTGAATCCGTGCTCAAGGCGGTGTTTGAGGGATTTGGCAAGATTCGGAATGTTGACATCCCCATGCTGGACCCTTATAGGGAGGAGATGACCGACAAAAACTTCAACACATTCACTTTTGGCGGACACCTAAACTTTGAGGCCTACGTCCAGTTCCAGGAGTATATCGGTTTTGTGAAGGCCATGGACACACTACGAGGGATGAAGCTGATGTTCAAAGGAGAAGATGGAAAAGCTGTAGCTTGTAATGTCAAG GTGGCATTTGACACGACCAAGCACCTGAGTGAATCAGCAGTGAAGCGGAGACAGCAGGAGAGACTGAAGCTGCAGGAgctggagaggcagagagaggagcagaagcgccgggagaaggaggaggaggagagacgcaaagaggaggagag GAAGCAGcgtgagcaggaggaggaggagaaggagcggCGTAAGGTGGAGAAGCTGCGCCGGCGGGAGCAGAAGCTGCGTGAGCGCGAGGAGAAGCGCAACCAGAAGAAGATGAAgcggcagcaggaggaggagcagcgcaAGCTGCAGCTGAAGATCGCCACGGAGGAGCGCAAGCTGCTGCTCGCCCAGCGCAACCTGGAGTCCATCCGGCTGGTGGCCGAGCTGCTGAGTCGGGTCAAGGTCAGAGCATGCCTGGCTATGCGCCCCGCACACCAGCTGACCACCAGCACCACGGCGTCTGAACAT AGCTtgcggcagcagcagctggaGCAGGAGCGTGAGGAGCAGGCGCAGCAGCAGAAGGCGGAGGTGGCGCGACTGCAGCAGCTGGAGGAGCGTCGGCGGCAGCAGGAGGCCGAGCTGCGGCGCGTGGAGAGCGAGAAGGCCCGCGCCCTGGAGCTGCAGCGCAAGGAGAGGGAGCTCCGCGACCGGCTGCTGGGGAACCTGCTGAAGAAGAGCACGGCCACGACCAGGCAGCCCGaccaggaggagggggaggaggaggaggaggaggagggggggctggggctggagctCTTTGTGAGAGACCCAGTCTTGGGAGTCCAGCTGGAGTGCCAGACTTTCCAGGCGGGGGCTCAGGTGAACGGGGTCTGCCACGGGGCAGGCAGGCCGCTGGGGGAGGGACTGAGCCggcagaggaaaggagagcgGGGGGACCGGGCCGAGCAGGGGGACCGGCACGCAGAGCGGAGCAGAGGGCGAGGCGGAGACGGCGACCGCGACCGCGAGCGCACGCGCAACCTCCACAGCAGCAGGAGACGCAGTAGGAGCATGAGGAGGCGCAGCCTGGAGCGGAGCCGGGCCCCGAGGagaggcggcggcggcggcggcagcagaCGGAGCCCCGATGGCCGAGGTAGGGACGGGGACGGCAGCGGCGGCCGGAGGAGGCGCAGCAGGAGGAGAAGCGAGAGCCGGCACCGGCGCAGCCACAGCAGGAGTCGCGGCCGCCGGAGCAGGCGGAGCTGGAGCAGTAGTGGGcggagcagcaggagcagcagcggcGGCACGAGCAGGAGCCGCGGCACACGCCGCCGCCGGGGGAGGAGCCTCAGCAGAAGCTCCTCCTCCAGCCGCGAGAGGCGGGACCACAGACATCACAGTCGCAGTTCGGACAGAAACCACTCAAGACGTCGCTAA